One Solanum pennellii chromosome 10, SPENNV200 genomic region harbors:
- the LOC107032342 gene encoding NDR1/HIN1-like protein 3, whose amino-acid sequence MAPEPNLNGAYYGPSIPPPPPTKTYHRSRGGGSCCNPCSCLFNCLCTCICQIIFTLLIIIGVIVLVLWLVLRPNKVKFYVTDATLTQFDYSTTNNTLYYDLALNMTIRNPNKRVGIYYDSVEARAIYGGQRFASQNVEPFYQGHKNTSILHPVFKGQGLVLLGDREKSNYINEKNLGVYEIEVKLNMRIRLKIGWIKTHKIKPKIECDFKVPLESNGRSGNFEETRCHLDW is encoded by the coding sequence ATGGCACCAGAACCTAACTTAAACGGAGCCTATTATGGCCCCTCAattccaccaccaccaccaaccaAAACCTACCACCGTAGTCGCGGTGGTGGTAGTTGTTGCAACCCATGTAGTTGTCTCTTCAATTGTCTATGCACTTGCATTTGCCAAATAATCTTCACTCTTCTCATCATCATTGGAGTCATTGTGTTAGTCCTTTGGCTAGTCCTACGTCCTAACAAGGTCAAATTCTACGTGACTGATGCCACGTTGACACAATTCGATTATTCCACTACAAACAACACACTCTACTATGATCTAGCCCTCAACATGACTATAAGGAACCCTAACAAGCGCGTTGGGATTTACTACGATTCGGTAGAAGCAAGAGCTATATATGGTGGTCAGAGGTTTGCTAGTCAGAATGTGGAACCGTTTTATCAAGGTCACAAAAATACTAGCATTTTGCATCCGGTGTTTAAAGGACAAGGTTTGGTTTTATTGGGAGATAGAGagaaatcaaattatattaatgaGAAGAATTTAGGGGTTTATGAGATTGAAGTGAAGCTTAATATGCGTATTAGGCTAAAGATTGGTTGGATTAAAACTCATAAAATTAAGCCTAAAATTGAATGTGATTTTAAGGTACCTTTGGAGTCTAATGGTAGATCTGGTAATTTTGAAGAAACTAGATGTCATCTTGATTGGTag
- the LOC107001714 gene encoding NDR1/HIN1-like protein 3: MSNLNGAYYGPSIPPPSKSYHRHGRGSSCNPCSCLFGCLCNCIFRVIFTVLIVLGVIALVLWLVLRPNKVKFYVTDATLTQFDYSTTNNTLYYDLALNMTIRNPNKRIGIYYDSIEARGMYQGQRFASQNLERFYQGHKNTSYLNPVFKGQNLVLLGDREKTNYNNEKNLGIYEMEMKLYMRIRLKIGWIKTHKIKPKIECDFKVPLEANGRSVNFEETRCHFDW; encoded by the coding sequence ATGTCCAACTTGAACGGAGCCTATTATGGCCCGTCCATTCCGCCCCCGTCCAAATCCTACCATCGACATGGACGGGGAAGCAGCTGCAACCCTTGCAGCTGCCTCTTCGGTTGCTTATGCAACTGCATTTTCCGAGTAATCTTCACCGTCCTCATCGTCCTTGGAGTCATTGCATTAGTCCTATGGCTAGTCCTACGTCCTAACAAGGTCAAATTCTACGTGACTGATGCTACGTTGACACAATTCGATTATTCCACTACAAACAACACACTCTACTATGATCTAGCCCTCAACATGACTATTAGGAACCCTAATAAACGAATTGGGATTTACTATGATTCGATAGAAGCAAGAGGTATGTATCAAGGTCAGAGATTTGCTAGTCAAAATTTGGAACGATTTTATCAAGGTCACAAAAATACTAGCTATTTGAATCCGGTATTTAAAGGACAAAATTTGGTTTTATTGGGAGACAGAGagaaaacaaattataataatgagaagaatttagggatttatgAGATGGAAATGAAGCTTTACATGCGTATAAGGCTAAAGATTGGTTGGATTAAAACTCACAAAATTAAGCCCAAAATTGAGTGTGATTTTAAGGTACCTTTGGAGGCCAATGGCAGATCTGTTAATTTTGAGGAAACTAGGTGCCATTTTGattggtaa
- the LOC107001782 gene encoding NDR1/HIN1-like protein 3, with protein sequence MSNLNGAYYGPSIPPPSKSYHRHGRGSSCNPCSCLFGCLCNCIFQVIFTILIILGVIALVLWLVLRPNKVKFYVTDATLTQFDYSTTNNTLYYDLALNMTIRNPNKRIGIYYDSIEARGMYQGQRFASQNLERFYQGHKNTSYLNPVFKGQNLVLLGDREKTNYNNEKNLGIYEMEMKLYMRIRLKIGWIKTHKIKPKIECDFKVPLEANGRSVNFEETRCHLDW encoded by the coding sequence ATGTCCAACTTGAACGGAGCCTATTATGGCCCGTCCATTCCGCCCCCGTCCAAATCCTACCACAGACATGGACGGGGAAGCAGCTGCAACCCTTGCAGCTGCCTCTTCGGTTGCTTATGCAACTGCATTTTCCAAGTAATCTTCACCATCCTCATCATCCTCGGAGTCATTGCATTAGTCCTATGGCTAGTCCTACGTCCTAACAAGGTTAAATTCTACGTGACTGATGCTACGTTGACACAATTCGATTATTCCACTACAAACAACACACTCTACTATGATCTAGCCCTCAACATGACTATTAGGAACCCTAATAAACGAATCGGGATTTACTACGATTCGATAGAAGCAAGAGGTATGTATCAAGGTCAGAGATTTGCTAGTCAAAATTTGGAACGATTTTATCAAGGTCATAAAAACACGAGTTATTTGAATCCGGTATTTAAAGGACAAAATTTGGTTTTATTGGGAGATAGAGagaaaacaaattataataatgagaagaatttagggatttatgAGATGGAAATGAAGCTTTATATGCGTATTAGGCTAAAGATTGGTTGGATTAAAACTCACAAAATTAAGCCCAAAATTGAGTGTGATTTTAAGGTACCTTTGGAGGCCAATGGCAGATCTGTTAATTTTGAGGAAACTAGGTGCCATCTTGATTggtag
- the LOC107002677 gene encoding NDR1/HIN1-like protein 1: protein MSVKECTHHKDKKRKLVRRLFAGILIFLFVVLLTILLVWAILQPKKPRFILQDATIFNFNVSAPNIFSTSIQVTIFARNPNDKIGVYYDKMKTYANYHNQQITYYTQIPSVYQGHKDVNIWSPFVFSNNVPISPYNGPDLKEDQQNGGVWLDFKIDGRVKWRVGTITTGHYHLHVTCTAYVPFGNHPGDGGIIVGNNAVKYQLARSCDVSV, encoded by the coding sequence ATGTCAGTCAAGGAGTGCACTCACCACAAAGACAAAAAACGAAAACTCGTCCGACGACTCTTCGCCGGAATCCTAATTTTCCTCTTCGTCGTCCTCTTAACCATCTTACTAGTCTGGGCAATTCTACAACCGAAAAAACCCAGATTCATTCTCCAAGACGCTACGATCTTCAATTTCAACGTCTCTGCTCCCAATATCTTCTCCACATCAATTCAAGTCACTATATTTGCCCGGAACCCTAACGATAAAATCGGGGTTTACTACGATAAGATGAAAACATACGCAAACTATCACaatcaacaaattacatattataCCCAAATTCCTTCAGTTTATCAAGGTCATAAAGACGTTAACATATGGTCGCCGTTCGTTTTCAGTAACAATGTTCCGATTTCACCTTATAATGGACCAGATCTGAAGGAAGACCAGCAAAACGGCGGCGTTTGGCTCGATTTCAAAATTGACGGCCGTGTGAAATGGAGAGTTGGAACGATTACGACTGGGCATTATCACTTACATGTTACGTGTACGGCGTATGTTCCGTTCGGAAATCATCCCGGCGACGGCGGAATTATCGTCGGAAATAACGCCGTGAAATATCAACTTGCTCGGAGCTGTGATGTGAGTGTTTAG
- the LOC107001934 gene encoding uncharacterized protein LOC107001934, with protein MTDSSGDDKKDETKPVLGYPEQFSQSDHNIASPYPNPAYHYPPPYDQHLYQYPYYYYPNYQSNYYNDDDNNNNNISQPQLSNVPPPRRKIITFCRVFFCLIVVLILSFSIFFVVRIWKNYAYYPSFEVVSFIVHSFNISNPTNKLTVDWEVDVSVRNSNRKVEISFEYISTSLMYKLQLLESSFSAPFKVSTKSNTKFHVDSNIPNPNQVKIGGLVVDEMARDLRRGDNLLIDLRIEAKILNQGPGIRFERDLYLSCDDLILNFKNSTSLPEWDGRINNYKSKCEYDETWWDAIWEPW; from the exons ATGACAGATTCTTCAGGTGATGATAAAAAAGATGAAACAAAACCTGTTTTAGGTTATCCTGAACAATTTTCTCAATCGGATCATAATATTGCCTCGCCTTATCCCAATCCGGCCTATCACTATCCTCCACCATATGATCAACATCTATATCAATACCCCTATTATTACTACCCAAATTACCAATCCAATTACTATAACGATgacgacaacaacaataacaatatctCGCAACCCCAATTATCTAACGTACCCCCTCCGCGAcgaaaaattataactttttgtCGTGTCTTTTTTTGCCTTATCGTCGTTCTAATATTGAGTTTCAGTATTTTTTTCGTAGTTCGAATTTGGAAAAATTACGCATATTACCCTTCATTTGAGGTTGTATCATTTATTGTACATTCTTTCAACATATCAAATCCCACCAATAAGTTAACAGTGGATTGGGAAGTAGATGTGAGTGTGAGGAATTCAAATAGGAAAGTGGAAATTAGTTTTGAGTACATATCAACTAGCTTGATGTACAAGTTACAACTACTTGAATCGTCATTTAGCGCGCCTTTCAAAGTGTCTACAAAAAGTAATACTAAGTTTCATGTCGATTCTAAtattccaaatccaaatcaggtgAAAATAGGAGGACTTGTGGTCGATGAAATGGCTCGAGATTTGAGAAGAGGTGACAACTTGTTAATTGATTTGAGAATAGAAGCAAAAATACTAAATCAAGGTCCCGGCATTCGCTTCGAAAGAGATTTGTATCTATCATGTGatgatttaattttgaatttcaagaatTCAACTAGCTTGCCAGAGTGGGATGGgagaataaataattacaaatcGAAATGCGAATACGACGAAACTTGGTG GGATGCCATATGGGAACCTTGGTGA